In Providencia alcalifaciens, the sequence ACGCGCAGCTTCGCTTCCTCTGCGAGGCGGGTTTTTCGGCCGGGGACGCCGTCAATGCGCTGATGACAATCAGCTACTTCACTGTTGGGGCCGTGCTTGAGGAGCAGGCCGGCGACAGCGATGCCGGCGAGCGCGGCGGCACCGTTGAACAGGCTCCGCTCTCGCCGCTGTTGCGGGCCGCGATAGACGCCTTCGACGAAGCCGGTCCGGACGCAGCGTTCGAGCAGGGACTCGCGGTGATTGTCGATGGATTGGCGAAAAGGAGGCTCGTTGTCAGGAACGTTGAAGGACCGAGAAAGGGTGACGATTGATCAGGACCGCTGCCGGAGCGCAACCCACTCACTACAGCAGAGCCATGTAGACAACATCCCCTCCCCCTTTCCACCGCGTCAGACGCCCGTAGCAGCCCGCTACGGGCTTTTTCATGCCCTGCCCTAGCGTCCAAGCCTCACGGCCGCGCTCGGCCTCTCTGGCGGCCTTCTGGCGCTCCTGCTGCGGCGTCCGCTCGTGGGCCGTGGCGCGGGTCCGCGCGCCGGCCTCGTGCGCCTGGCGCTCGCGGGCGAGGTCCAGGGCGGCCGTCTTCACGTTCTGCCTTGCGCAGATGAGATAGGGGAGCCCGCAGAATTCGGAAAAAATCGTACGCTAAGGTTTTCCGGGCATCCGTAAGGGCCGAAACTTCCCGTCTTCCAGTCTGCGGCTCTGCCGCCAGACGTAATCGCCGGTTAGGTTGATGTGCTCCCAGCCCAGCGGCGACAGGAATTGCAGCAGCTCGCCGTCCACCGGCTTGCCGGCCTCGACCAACCCCTGGGTGGCGCGTTCCAGGTACACCGTGTTCCACAGCACGATAGCCGCCGTCACCAGGTTGAGGCCGCTGGCCCGGTAGCGCTGCTGCTCGAAGCTCCGATCCCTGATTTCCCCAAGGCGGTTGAAGAACACCGCCCTGGCCAGCGAGTTGCGCGCCTCACCTTTGTTCAGGCCGGCATGCACGCGGCGGCGCAGTTCAACACTTTGCAGCCAGTCCAGGATGAACAGCGTGCGCTCGATCCGGCCCAGCTCGCGCAGGGCCACGGCCAGTCCGTTCTGGCGCGGGTAGCTGCCGAGCTTGCGCAGCATCAGCGAGGCGGTGACGGTGCCCTGCTTGATCGAGCTGGCCAGGCGCAGGATGTCGTCCCAGTGGGCACGCACGTGCTTGATGTTCAGGGTGCCGCCGATCAGCGGGCGCAACGTCGGGTAGGCTTGCACGCCCTGCGGCACGTACAGCTTGGTTTCGCCGAGGTCGCGGATGCGCGGCGCGAAGCGGAAGCCTAGCAGGTGCATCAGGGCAAAGACGTGATCGGTGAAGCCGGCCGTGTCGGTGTAGTGCTCCTCGATCCGCAGGTCGGACTCGTGGTACAGCAGGCCGTCGAGCACATAGGTGGAATCGCGGACGCCGACATTCACCACGCGGGTGCTGAACGG encodes:
- a CDS encoding transposase, which produces MKTAALDLARERQAHEAGARTRATAHERTPQQERQKAAREAERGREAWTLGQGMKKPVAGCYGRLTRWKGGGDVVYMALL